The Amycolatopsis mongoliensis genome includes a window with the following:
- a CDS encoding DUF2207 family protein, producing the protein MLSKWGTAAAVAVVAVLTAGPAAAQTGPSAGPVLPNAPSEQVKKPQQLDGNDVQPPEGATADVALKVLRDGSLQVTEKVTVPGGQQLTSRVPLKVSAGDDQDRVFTARDIKTEGAATSRLTGDQLVLTFTGGTSTVTYTVDGAIADQSGRQQARWQVASGFDAPVAKLTASFLAPSPRLSPVDCFAGPIGSSRRCTLAELDHTGVVRLEQNDVRPGDRVDLLVGLPANTVPANAKFADVGLFATAFAFTPLTGIVFALLLVFLIAGGIFVHRRRKEDAGALTTATGPVEVLLRDGDRVFFASPDGVLPGQVGTVVDETVDVVDISATVVDLAVRNYLWLAEVPGPDWQIARRNPPDEHLHDFERAVYETLLPAGTDAVLVSQLRARGGLDLRRISDAMYADVVTKRWFSRRPDTARGRLTWLGAGIFALGAAATAVLTFTVGEALLGVAVALAGLAVAAAAALLPSRTARGRVLVGQVRGLLDYLHTAKAEDIPPADREMVFSRSLPYAVVLGDTERWLGTFAALNPASDGSAGLYWYGGMESDQDLRRFGMHFPSFLTALDGLLTASARASR; encoded by the coding sequence GTGTTGAGCAAATGGGGGACAGCGGCCGCGGTCGCCGTCGTGGCCGTGCTGACCGCCGGGCCCGCCGCCGCGCAAACCGGGCCCTCCGCCGGGCCCGTTCTGCCGAACGCGCCGTCCGAGCAGGTCAAGAAGCCCCAGCAGCTCGACGGCAACGACGTCCAGCCGCCCGAAGGCGCCACCGCCGACGTCGCCCTCAAGGTCCTCCGCGACGGCTCCCTCCAGGTCACCGAGAAGGTCACCGTCCCCGGCGGGCAGCAGCTCACCTCGCGCGTCCCGCTGAAGGTCTCGGCCGGCGACGACCAGGACCGCGTCTTCACCGCGCGCGACATCAAGACCGAAGGTGCCGCCACCAGCCGGCTCACCGGTGACCAGCTCGTCCTCACCTTCACCGGCGGCACCTCCACCGTCACCTACACCGTCGACGGCGCCATCGCCGACCAGAGCGGCCGCCAGCAAGCGCGCTGGCAGGTCGCGAGCGGTTTCGACGCGCCCGTGGCAAAGCTCACCGCGTCCTTCCTCGCGCCGTCGCCGCGACTGTCCCCTGTGGACTGCTTCGCCGGCCCGATCGGCTCCAGCCGGCGCTGCACCCTCGCCGAGCTCGACCACACCGGTGTCGTCCGCCTGGAACAGAACGACGTCCGGCCCGGCGACCGCGTCGACCTGCTCGTCGGCCTGCCCGCGAACACCGTCCCGGCCAACGCGAAGTTCGCCGACGTCGGCCTCTTCGCCACCGCCTTCGCCTTCACCCCGCTGACCGGCATCGTCTTCGCCCTCCTCCTCGTCTTCCTGATCGCCGGCGGGATCTTCGTCCACCGCCGTCGCAAGGAGGACGCCGGCGCGCTCACCACCGCCACCGGCCCGGTCGAGGTCCTGCTCCGCGACGGCGACCGCGTCTTCTTCGCGAGCCCGGACGGCGTCCTGCCCGGCCAGGTCGGCACGGTCGTCGACGAGACCGTCGACGTCGTCGACATCAGCGCCACCGTCGTCGACCTCGCCGTCCGCAACTACCTCTGGCTCGCCGAAGTACCGGGACCCGACTGGCAGATCGCCCGCCGCAACCCGCCGGACGAGCACCTCCACGACTTCGAGCGCGCCGTCTACGAGACGCTGCTGCCGGCCGGCACCGACGCCGTCCTGGTGTCGCAGCTGCGTGCCCGCGGCGGGCTCGACCTGCGCAGGATCAGCGACGCGATGTACGCCGACGTCGTCACCAAGCGCTGGTTCTCCCGCCGCCCCGACACCGCCCGCGGCCGGCTGACGTGGCTCGGCGCCGGGATCTTCGCGCTCGGCGCGGCCGCCACCGCGGTCCTCACCTTCACCGTCGGCGAAGCGCTGCTCGGCGTCGCGGTCGCGCTGGCCGGGCTGGCCGTCGCCGCGGCGGCCGCGCTGCTGCCCTCGCGCACCGCGCGCGGCCGGGTGCTGGTCGGCCAGGTCCGCGGCCTGCTCGACTACCTGCACACCGCCAAGGCCGAGGACATCCCGCCGGCCGACCGCGAGATGGTGTTCTCGCGCTCGCTGCCGTACGCGGTGGTCCTCGGCGACACCGAACGCTGGCTCGGCACCTTCGCCGCGCTCAACCCCGCGTCGGACGGCTCGGCCGGGCTGTACTGGTACGGCGGCATGGAATCCGACCAGGACCTGCGCCGGTTCGGTATGCACTTCCCGTCGTTCCTGACCGCGCTCGACGGGCTGCTCACCGCGTCCGCCCGCGCGTCCCGCTGA
- a CDS encoding neutral zinc metallopeptidase, with the protein MPPPGVRPLPQGRPGQGPGGQPGQGPGPGGAPNQGPGGQAPHGRPNPAPGQPSQGPGGWPPQAGRPPQFPGGPPRGPQGTQGFPTHGPPSGPYPRPGSGAPLPPPAAAAPPTFSPAYAGPPPGAPFGPRFAPGYRPYVAKKSNTGVIVAVAIIGIVAVVGGLVAAVALIGGNTRHVADAGYSSTYPSDTYETTSADETTETTSSTEETATSETTERTTRTSETPRGPRSVVATGTNPMFASADYGLQNVPCSLSRWATDQNSATRFFQSGIACLDAMWSRMLGAVNLPFRSPNLSVPQSLSESSTPCGGGGTTTGVTPFYCPSNDTIYMPMDRIEIDVWGNHPGPYLSILAHEYGHHVQNLAGITEAYGNQRYDAGADSAVGLELSRRMELEAQCFSGMFLGSASVSGGSVDKNIYNEAWNAQDRGDDYARNGKRDHGSAKHNISWWQHGATKNRNQQCNTWLSASGDVS; encoded by the coding sequence TTGCCGCCGCCCGGGGTCCGGCCGTTGCCGCAGGGCCGGCCGGGGCAGGGACCGGGCGGGCAGCCGGGGCAAGGCCCGGGGCCCGGCGGGGCGCCGAACCAAGGCCCTGGCGGGCAAGCGCCGCACGGCCGGCCGAACCCAGCGCCCGGGCAGCCGTCGCAGGGGCCGGGTGGGTGGCCGCCGCAGGCCGGCCGGCCGCCGCAGTTCCCGGGCGGGCCGCCCCGGGGTCCGCAGGGCACGCAGGGCTTCCCCACCCACGGTCCGCCGTCCGGTCCCTACCCCCGCCCCGGCTCGGGCGCGCCTCTGCCACCACCGGCCGCCGCCGCTCCGCCCACCTTCTCCCCCGCCTACGCCGGCCCACCTCCCGGTGCGCCGTTCGGGCCTCGGTTCGCGCCCGGCTACCGCCCCTACGTCGCGAAGAAGTCGAACACCGGGGTCATCGTCGCCGTCGCGATCATCGGGATCGTCGCCGTCGTCGGGGGGCTCGTCGCGGCCGTCGCGCTGATCGGCGGCAACACCCGGCACGTCGCCGACGCCGGGTACTCCAGCACCTACCCCTCCGACACCTACGAAACCACCTCCGCCGACGAGACCACCGAAACCACGTCGTCCACCGAAGAGACGGCCACCAGCGAAACCACCGAGCGCACGACCCGCACGTCGGAGACCCCGCGCGGCCCCCGCTCGGTCGTCGCCACGGGCACCAACCCGATGTTCGCCAGCGCCGACTACGGCCTGCAGAACGTCCCCTGCTCGCTGAGCCGCTGGGCGACCGACCAGAACAGCGCGACCCGCTTCTTCCAGTCCGGGATCGCCTGCCTCGACGCGATGTGGTCGCGCATGCTCGGCGCCGTGAACCTGCCGTTCCGGTCGCCGAACCTGTCGGTGCCGCAATCGCTGTCGGAATCGTCGACGCCGTGCGGCGGCGGGGGCACGACGACCGGCGTCACGCCGTTCTACTGCCCGTCGAACGACACGATCTACATGCCGATGGACCGCATCGAGATCGACGTCTGGGGCAACCACCCCGGCCCGTACCTCTCGATCCTCGCCCACGAATACGGCCACCACGTGCAGAACCTGGCCGGCATCACCGAGGCGTACGGCAACCAGCGCTACGACGCGGGCGCCGACTCGGCGGTCGGCCTGGAGCTGTCACGGCGGATGGAACTCGAGGCGCAGTGCTTCTCGGGCATGTTCCTCGGCTCGGCGTCGGTCTCCGGCGGCTCGGTCGACAAGAACATCTACAACGAGGCCTGGAACGCCCAGGACCGCGGCGACGACTACGCCCGCAACGGCAAGCGCGACCACGGCAGCGCCAAGCACAACATCTCCTGGTGGCAGCACGGCGCGACGAAGAACCGCAACCAGCAGTGCAACACGTGGCTCTCGGCTTCCGGAGACGTCTCCTAG
- a CDS encoding RDD family protein: protein MHEESELVTGEAVVLDLRVAKLASRALAMMLDVLVQFALLLGAIFVLTLTVPGEDESLALTLVLVFLVLIMVGYPVVFETLSRGRSLGKMAVGLRVVRVDGGPIRFRHALTRGLAGFVIDFWALGVFGAVAVIVSLCSSDGRRVGDFLAGTLVVRDRAPESASYPVIGMPAGLEGWAAQLDLTRLPDDLALASRQFLARFSQLAPEASHALGWKLAQQVGNALGTPVPPGVPPWAFLAAVLAERRNRDHARAMRAYATQVAAARGHLPSGPGPAPGPGQPGFLQAGYSASAQLGSMATGGQAYAAAQAQPSPWSAAAAGPLTAGPAAADLATAGSAAAGPATVAPVTAGSAAAGSAAEADPPTPPSGTPVPPAENPFTPPS from the coding sequence GTGCACGAGGAATCCGAGCTGGTCACCGGCGAAGCCGTCGTCCTGGACCTGCGCGTCGCCAAGCTCGCCAGCCGCGCGCTGGCGATGATGCTCGACGTCCTCGTGCAGTTCGCGCTGCTGCTCGGCGCGATCTTCGTGCTCACGCTCACCGTGCCGGGCGAGGACGAATCGCTCGCGCTGACCCTGGTGCTGGTCTTCCTGGTGCTGATCATGGTCGGCTACCCGGTGGTGTTCGAGACGCTTTCGCGCGGCCGTTCGCTGGGCAAGATGGCGGTGGGGCTGCGCGTGGTGCGCGTCGACGGCGGGCCGATCCGCTTCCGCCACGCCCTGACCCGCGGGCTCGCCGGGTTCGTCATCGACTTCTGGGCGCTCGGCGTGTTCGGGGCGGTCGCGGTGATCGTGTCGCTGTGCTCGTCCGACGGCCGCCGCGTCGGCGACTTCCTCGCCGGGACGCTGGTGGTCCGCGACCGCGCGCCGGAAAGCGCGTCCTACCCGGTGATCGGCATGCCCGCGGGCCTCGAGGGCTGGGCGGCCCAGCTCGACCTGACGCGGCTCCCGGACGACCTCGCCCTGGCGAGCCGCCAGTTCCTGGCACGGTTCAGCCAGCTGGCGCCGGAAGCGTCGCACGCGCTGGGCTGGAAGCTGGCGCAGCAGGTGGGCAACGCGCTGGGGACGCCGGTGCCGCCCGGGGTCCCGCCGTGGGCGTTCCTGGCGGCGGTGCTGGCGGAGCGGCGCAACCGCGACCACGCGCGGGCGATGCGGGCTTACGCGACCCAGGTGGCGGCGGCGCGGGGGCACCTGCCCTCGGGGCCGGGTCCGGCTCCGGGGCCGGGGCAGCCGGGGTTCCTGCAGGCCGGGTACTCGGCGAGCGCCCAGCTCGGTTCGATGGCCACAGGCGGGCAGGCGTACGCGGCCGCGCAGGCTCAGCCCTCGCCCTGGTCAGCCGCCGCAGCCGGCCCGCTCACCGCCGGCCCGGCCGCGGCAGATCTGGCCACCGCAGGCTCGGCCGCGGCAGGTCCGGCCACTGTCGCTCCAGTCACCGCCGGCTCGGCGGCTGCCGGCTCGGCGGCCGAGGCGGATCCGCCGACCCCGCCGTCCGGAACTCCGGTGCCTCCCGCCGAAAACCCGTTCACCCCGCCGAGCTGA
- a CDS encoding stage II sporulation protein M: protein MDVDVFVATHSAEWNRLGELTHRGGKLTGAEADELVTLYQRTATHLSIVRSVAPDPALVSRLSGLVARGRSAISGSHNPAWREVALFFTRRFPAAVYLSRRWWIPAALVSIAVMAVIAVWVAGDPHVRASIASPDELNQLTKPGGEAETYYSTGPATSFAARVWTNNAWVAATCLFLGIALGLPVIGALWMNSLNAGLIIGAMSAAGRGDVMIGLLLPHGLLELTAVFVAAGTGLKLGWTVVDPGRRSRTAALAEQGRSVVVMALGLACVLFVSGLIEAFVTPSGWPTWVRVGIGVAVEVLFLVYVFTLGRRAAKEGEVGDLDARDAGDALPESA, encoded by the coding sequence GTGGATGTGGACGTCTTCGTCGCGACGCACTCGGCGGAGTGGAACCGGCTCGGTGAGCTGACCCACCGCGGCGGCAAGCTGACGGGGGCGGAGGCCGACGAGCTGGTGACGCTCTACCAGCGGACCGCGACGCACCTGTCGATCGTCCGCTCGGTCGCGCCCGACCCGGCCCTGGTGAGCCGGCTGTCCGGGCTGGTCGCGCGGGGCCGGAGCGCGATCTCCGGGTCGCACAACCCCGCGTGGCGCGAAGTGGCCCTGTTCTTCACCCGCCGCTTCCCCGCCGCCGTGTACCTCTCGCGACGCTGGTGGATCCCGGCCGCGCTGGTGTCGATCGCGGTGATGGCGGTGATCGCCGTCTGGGTCGCGGGCGACCCGCACGTGCGCGCGTCGATCGCGTCGCCGGACGAGCTCAACCAGCTGACCAAGCCCGGCGGCGAGGCCGAGACCTACTACTCGACGGGCCCGGCGACGTCGTTCGCGGCGCGCGTGTGGACGAACAACGCCTGGGTGGCGGCGACGTGCCTGTTCCTCGGCATCGCGCTCGGCCTGCCGGTGATCGGCGCGCTGTGGATGAACTCGCTCAACGCCGGGCTGATCATCGGCGCGATGAGCGCGGCCGGCCGCGGCGACGTGATGATCGGCCTCCTGCTCCCGCACGGCCTCCTGGAGCTGACGGCGGTGTTCGTCGCGGCGGGCACGGGGTTGAAGCTCGGCTGGACGGTGGTCGACCCGGGCCGCCGCTCCCGCACCGCCGCGTTGGCCGAACAAGGCCGGTCGGTCGTCGTGATGGCGCTGGGGCTGGCGTGCGTGCTGTTCGTGTCCGGGCTGATCGAGGCGTTCGTGACGCCGTCGGGCTGGCCGACCTGGGTCCGGGTGGGCATCGGCGTCGCGGTCGAAGTCCTGTTCCTGGTCTACGTGTTCACCCTCGGCCGCCGCGCGGCGAAAGAAGGCGAAGTCGGCGACCTCGACGCGCGCGACGCCGGGGACGCGCTGCCCGAATCAGCATAG
- a CDS encoding ricin-type beta-trefoil lectin domain protein — MWKLMAVALAISSAPAADGAPVYLADGGGKLSLAVVDGKPVLAGAGDAGAKWTYAGQHFTNVQSGQCLAAASPVDGVAVKLAACDDKDEHQAWRRVAGLPGLVEIANVATARCLTAEDAAAGARLYQEVCSLTGIANTWAAGGRTLAILSGNGQRLASKDPGAPFVVRVIGENGQPAADVPVTFFVRAARPKNALVFEGGGETVTVKTGADGTASSPKLVLTEVGEFEARFVGTAGLDDGSSIAFEGSCLC, encoded by the coding sequence ATGTGGAAGCTCATGGCGGTGGCCCTGGCGATCTCTTCGGCTCCCGCGGCCGACGGTGCTCCCGTCTACCTGGCCGACGGCGGCGGCAAGCTCTCGCTCGCGGTGGTCGACGGCAAGCCGGTGCTGGCCGGCGCGGGGGACGCGGGCGCGAAGTGGACGTACGCCGGGCAGCACTTCACGAATGTCCAGAGTGGACAGTGTCTGGCCGCGGCGAGCCCGGTCGACGGCGTCGCGGTGAAACTGGCCGCCTGCGACGACAAGGACGAGCACCAGGCGTGGCGGCGCGTGGCGGGGTTGCCGGGCCTGGTGGAGATCGCGAACGTCGCCACGGCACGGTGCCTGACGGCGGAAGACGCGGCAGCGGGTGCTCGGCTGTACCAGGAAGTCTGTTCCCTGACGGGCATCGCGAACACGTGGGCGGCGGGCGGCCGGACCCTGGCGATCCTGTCCGGCAACGGCCAGCGCCTGGCGTCGAAGGACCCGGGAGCACCGTTCGTGGTCCGGGTGATCGGCGAAAACGGCCAGCCGGCGGCGGACGTGCCGGTGACGTTCTTCGTCCGGGCGGCCCGGCCGAAGAACGCTTTGGTGTTCGAAGGAGGCGGCGAGACGGTGACCGTCAAGACGGGCGCGGACGGTACCGCGTCGAGCCCGAAGCTGGTGTTGACGGAGGTGGGTGAGTTCGAAGCGCGGTTCGTGGGAACGGCGGGCTTGGACGACGGATCGTCGATCGCCTTCGAGGGCTCGTGCCTATGCTGA
- a CDS encoding DUF58 domain-containing protein translates to MAVTGRLGLLALFGALVVGLLLPSTTGILAVGGVLLLLVAADLVLAGSVRPLRFSRSGDTSVRLGEPCEVTLVVANPGGRAVRGLLRDAWPPSAGADDRHAVRVPPGERRALVTALRPTRRGDRTAARVTVRSVGPLGLAARQGSHEVPWTVRVLPPFHSRKHLPSRLARLQQLDGRSAVLIRGQGTEFDSLREYVIGDDVRSIDWRATARAADVMVRTWRPERDRHVVLVLDTGRVSAGRVGDAPRLDAAMDAALLLAVLASRAGDRVDLLAYDRRLRAAVQGSSGAALLTSLVNAMAPIEPSLVETDARGMVAEVLQRTRRRSLVVLLTGLDAAPLEEGLFPVLSSLTARHELIVASVADPRVAEMLAGRGDAEAVYDAAAASRTTAERQRVTERLARHGVSVVDAVPEELPPALADRYLALKAAGRL, encoded by the coding sequence ATGGCCGTCACCGGAAGGCTCGGGCTGCTGGCGCTGTTCGGCGCGCTGGTGGTCGGGCTGCTCCTGCCGTCGACGACCGGGATCCTGGCCGTCGGCGGCGTGCTCCTGCTGCTCGTGGCCGCCGACCTCGTGCTGGCCGGGAGCGTGCGGCCGCTGCGGTTCTCCCGCTCCGGCGACACGTCGGTGCGGCTCGGCGAGCCGTGCGAGGTGACGCTGGTGGTCGCGAACCCCGGTGGGCGCGCGGTGCGGGGTCTGCTGCGTGACGCGTGGCCGCCGAGCGCGGGCGCCGACGACCGGCACGCCGTGCGCGTCCCGCCGGGGGAGCGGCGCGCGCTGGTGACCGCGTTGCGGCCGACCCGCCGTGGGGACCGGACGGCGGCGCGGGTGACCGTCCGCTCGGTGGGTCCGCTGGGCCTGGCCGCCCGGCAGGGATCGCACGAGGTGCCGTGGACGGTCCGCGTGCTGCCGCCGTTCCACAGCCGCAAGCACCTGCCGTCGCGGCTGGCGCGGCTGCAGCAGCTCGACGGCCGCAGCGCGGTGCTGATCCGCGGGCAGGGCACGGAGTTCGACTCGCTGCGCGAGTACGTGATCGGCGACGACGTCCGCTCGATCGACTGGCGCGCGACGGCGCGCGCGGCGGACGTGATGGTCCGGACGTGGCGCCCGGAGCGCGACCGGCACGTGGTGCTGGTGCTCGACACGGGCCGCGTGTCGGCCGGCCGGGTCGGCGACGCCCCGCGCCTGGACGCGGCGATGGACGCGGCGTTGTTGCTGGCCGTACTGGCTTCCCGGGCCGGTGACCGCGTCGACCTGCTGGCGTACGACCGTCGTCTCCGGGCCGCGGTGCAGGGTTCGTCGGGGGCCGCGCTGCTGACGTCGCTGGTGAACGCGATGGCGCCGATCGAGCCTTCGCTGGTGGAGACGGACGCGCGGGGGATGGTCGCGGAGGTGCTGCAGCGCACCCGCCGCCGTTCGCTGGTGGTGCTGCTGACCGGCCTGGACGCGGCGCCGCTGGAGGAGGGGCTGTTCCCGGTGCTGAGCTCGCTGACCGCGCGGCACGAGCTGATCGTGGCGTCGGTGGCGGACCCGCGGGTGGCGGAGATGCTCGCCGGCCGGGGTGACGCGGAGGCCGTGTACGACGCGGCGGCGGCGTCGCGGACGACGGCGGAGCGGCAGCGGGTGACCGAACGCCTGGCCCGGCACGGGGTCAGCGTGGTGGACGCGGTGCCGGAGGAGCTGCCGCCCGCGTTGGCGGACCGCTACCTGGCGCTGAAGGCCGCCGGTCGGCTCTGA
- a CDS encoding AAA family ATPase, giving the protein MTSENATGARDALIALRAEVGKAVVGNDAAVTGLILALLCRGHVLLEGVPGVAKTLLVRALAAALDLETTRVQFTPDLMPGDVTGSIVYDAHSGEFSFREGPVFTNLLLADEINRTPPKTQSSLLEAMEERQVSLDGKSRPLPDPFIVIATQNPVEYEGTYPLPEAQLDRFLLKLTMPTPSREDEIGILWRHAQGFDPRNLAAAGLKAVAGAPELAAAREAVARVTIGPEVIGYVVDLCRATRQLPSVRIGVSPRGATALLAVTRAWAWLAGRDYATPDDVKALARPALRHRLDVRPEAELEGVTADGVLDRVLASVPVPR; this is encoded by the coding sequence TTGACCAGCGAGAACGCGACTGGGGCCCGGGACGCGCTGATCGCGTTGCGCGCCGAGGTCGGCAAGGCCGTCGTCGGCAACGACGCCGCGGTGACCGGGCTGATCCTGGCGCTGCTCTGCCGCGGGCACGTGCTGCTCGAAGGCGTTCCGGGCGTGGCGAAGACGCTGCTCGTGCGGGCCCTGGCCGCGGCGCTGGACCTGGAGACCACGCGCGTGCAGTTCACGCCGGACCTGATGCCCGGCGACGTCACCGGCTCGATCGTCTACGACGCGCACAGCGGCGAGTTCTCCTTCCGCGAGGGTCCGGTGTTCACGAACCTGCTGCTCGCCGACGAGATCAACCGGACGCCGCCGAAGACGCAGTCGTCGCTGCTGGAGGCGATGGAGGAGCGGCAGGTCTCGCTCGACGGCAAGTCGCGGCCGCTGCCCGACCCGTTCATCGTGATCGCCACGCAGAACCCGGTGGAGTACGAGGGCACCTACCCGCTGCCGGAGGCGCAGCTGGACCGGTTCCTGTTGAAGCTGACCATGCCGACGCCCTCGCGCGAGGACGAGATCGGCATCCTCTGGCGGCACGCGCAGGGCTTCGACCCGCGCAACCTCGCGGCGGCGGGGCTCAAGGCGGTCGCGGGCGCCCCGGAACTGGCGGCCGCGCGGGAAGCCGTGGCCCGCGTGACGATCGGGCCCGAGGTGATCGGGTACGTCGTCGACCTGTGCCGGGCGACGCGGCAGCTGCCGTCGGTGCGGATCGGCGTTTCGCCGCGTGGCGCCACGGCGTTGCTCGCGGTGACCCGGGCCTGGGCGTGGCTGGCCGGGCGCGACTACGCGACTCCCGACGACGTCAAGGCGCTGGCGCGGCCCGCGCTGCGGCACCGCCTGGACGTGCGGCCGGAGGCCGAGCTGGAGGGCGTCACCGCGGACGGCGTGCTCGACCGCGTGCTCGCGTCCGTGCCCGTGCCGCGCTGA
- a CDS encoding DUF4350 domain-containing protein: MSTSVSPDVRRIWRGARIPLALVALIFAAGALLLLGRGEQAHGALEPGSYEPGGAHALAQLLQDQGVDVRTAHTADEADDAVTEDATLLVTQPDLVPAKRLDALRQHAADVVLVTPGAPTLHDSLPLVRPVGQSDLGTLSPQCTVAAAVAAGDVTLGGIGYSSPGARSCYPGEDGGGTLLQLADAGGTTTLLGSSAPLTNSRLADEGNAALGLHLLGQHPKLVWYLPSTTDPALDDTRKSIFDLIPDGWYYGAAQAFVAVALLALWRARRLGPVVTEPLPIVVRAAETAEGRARLYRRAKAAGHAGETLREAARSRLRTTLGLPRDADAAALVTAVSTRTGRPADDVGAVLYGPPVPDDPALVRLAGELDRVEREVGRT; this comes from the coding sequence GTGAGCACCTCGGTTTCGCCGGACGTGCGCCGGATCTGGCGCGGCGCCCGCATCCCGCTGGCCCTCGTCGCCCTGATCTTCGCCGCCGGCGCCCTGCTGCTGCTCGGCCGCGGCGAGCAGGCCCACGGCGCGCTCGAACCCGGCTCGTACGAACCCGGTGGCGCGCACGCGCTCGCGCAGCTCCTGCAGGACCAGGGCGTCGACGTGCGGACGGCGCACACCGCCGACGAAGCCGACGACGCGGTCACCGAAGACGCGACGCTGCTGGTCACCCAGCCGGACCTGGTCCCGGCGAAGCGGCTCGACGCGCTGCGGCAGCACGCCGCCGACGTCGTCCTCGTGACACCGGGAGCGCCCACGCTGCACGACTCGCTGCCGCTGGTGCGCCCGGTCGGCCAGAGCGACCTCGGCACCCTGAGCCCGCAGTGCACGGTCGCCGCGGCGGTCGCGGCCGGCGACGTCACGCTCGGCGGCATCGGCTACTCCTCGCCCGGCGCGCGGTCGTGCTACCCCGGCGAAGACGGCGGTGGCACGCTGCTGCAGCTCGCCGACGCGGGCGGCACGACGACGCTGCTCGGGTCTTCGGCGCCGCTGACCAACTCGCGGCTCGCCGACGAGGGCAACGCGGCGCTGGGGCTGCACCTGCTCGGGCAGCACCCGAAGCTCGTCTGGTACCTGCCGTCCACCACGGACCCGGCGCTGGACGACACCCGCAAGTCGATCTTCGACCTGATCCCGGACGGCTGGTACTACGGTGCCGCGCAGGCGTTCGTCGCCGTGGCGCTGCTGGCGCTGTGGCGGGCGCGCCGGCTCGGCCCGGTGGTCACCGAGCCGCTGCCGATCGTGGTGCGCGCGGCCGAAACGGCCGAAGGACGCGCCCGGCTGTACCGGCGGGCGAAGGCCGCGGGACACGCGGGCGAGACGCTGCGGGAGGCGGCGCGGAGCCGGCTGCGGACCACGCTGGGCCTGCCGCGCGACGCCGACGCGGCGGCGCTGGTGACCGCGGTGAGCACGCGCACCGGCCGGCCGGCCGACGACGTCGGCGCGGTGCTCTACGGCCCGCCGGTGCCGGACGACCCCGCGCTGGTCCGGCTGGCCGGCGAACTGGACAGGGTGGAACGAGAGGTGGGGCGAACTTGA
- a CDS encoding DUF4129 domain-containing protein, which produces MVTLVLVDVPVDTDRDAARRAAAEELSDPKYRDARPNFLQQIGQWLGEQLEKLLNGVSSVVPGGIWGVLLVLVLLIVLVVVIRLRTGKVARTSRADRTVFGGKRQSADDYRRSAAEAAAAGRYGDAVRDRFRAVVRALEERALLDVRSGRTADEAAAEAGVLLPNVAAELRQGARLFDDVHYGGREGTEAAYRTLTELDERCRRERPVALAGS; this is translated from the coding sequence ATGGTGACGCTGGTCCTCGTCGACGTCCCGGTCGACACCGACCGGGACGCCGCGCGCCGCGCGGCCGCCGAAGAGCTGTCCGACCCGAAGTACCGGGACGCCCGGCCGAACTTCCTGCAGCAGATCGGGCAGTGGCTCGGCGAGCAGCTCGAAAAGCTGCTGAACGGCGTGTCCTCGGTGGTCCCGGGCGGGATCTGGGGTGTCCTGCTGGTCCTCGTGCTGCTGATCGTGCTGGTCGTGGTGATCCGGCTGCGCACCGGCAAGGTCGCGCGCACGTCGCGGGCCGACCGGACCGTCTTCGGCGGGAAGCGCCAGAGCGCCGACGACTACCGCCGCTCGGCCGCCGAAGCCGCCGCGGCCGGGCGGTACGGCGACGCCGTGCGCGACCGCTTCCGGGCCGTCGTGCGAGCCCTCGAGGAACGCGCGCTGCTCGACGTCCGCTCGGGCCGGACCGCGGACGAGGCCGCCGCCGAGGCCGGGGTGCTGCTGCCGAACGTCGCCGCGGAGCTGCGGCAGGGCGCGCGGCTCTTCGACGACGTCCACTACGGCGGCCGCGAAGGCACCGAAGCGGCTTACCGCACGCTGACCGAGCTGGACGAACGCTGCCGCCGTGAACGGCCGGTCGCCCTGGCGGGCTCGTGA